The genomic DNA TCCAGGCCATGATGATCGCCTCGGAACCCGTGCACACCGACGACGACGGGCGGAGGTGAGCTGGTGCGCGTCACGGCCGGGTAGGTCCAGCAGCGTACGGTGGCGCCGTCGACGACGTGCGTGCTAACAAGAGCGGAGCGGGACGTCATGACCATCAATCTACCGTTCCTGCTGGTGGCGCTCGTGGTACCGCACGAGGTGCCGCGCGGCGCCCTCATCCACCACGAGGTCAGTGATATAGCCCGCGTGGAGGGCGGCGGCGAGGGCCGGAACCTTGGACCTGCCAGCGACGGCGCAGAGGCGTCGGGGCACGGCCTTGAACTGGTCCAAGGGCGGTCCGGTGGACCGGGCATTGATGTCAATGCCGCTCGTCTGACCATCGGCACGGAAGAAGACGGTGGCGATATCGCCGACCACACCCTGTTCGCGTAAGGCGGTGATCTCAGCGGGGGTCAGGTAGCCACCGCGATAGACGTGACTGGGGACCTCCGCGCCGATGGTGCCGAGGCCAAAGATGGCAAGCCCCATGTGCTCGTGGAGGTTCAGCACACGTTGAACGGAGCGCTCCTGCCACATCAAGGCCCGCGTCTGGGCATGGTCGAAGAACGTCGGTACGGGGAATTGCTCCACTCTGGCACCGAAGGCTGTTCCGAAACGATGGAGGATTTCTGTGGCGTAGCCGATTCCGGACGATTGCGTGTTGCCGGAGCCGTTGAGCTGGACGATCACGGAGTCGTGGGTGGGCTTGTGTTTGAGGTGGCGGCTGATGGCGCTCATGGTCGAACCCCATGCCACGCCCAGCGTCATCTCTGAATCGACCAGTCCGCTGACCACGTGTGCAGCTTGGAGCGCTACTCGATCCAGCACTTGGGCCTCGCTCAGTCCACCGTCGGTCGGGACCACATG from Zhihengliuella flava includes the following:
- a CDS encoding sugar-binding transcriptional regulator — its product is MRKREQHHRTEASQRRDAQALRASHLYYVQHLTMDRIARDLGTSRSTVSRLLTYARDAGMVTISITELDRQAPQTAASIARIFGVRVHVVPTDGGLSEAQVLDRVALQAAHVVSGLVDSEMTLGVAWGSTMSAISRHLKHKPTHDSVIVQLNGSGNTQSSGIGYATEILHRFGTAFGARVEQFPVPTFFDHAQTRALMWQERSVQRVLNLHEHMGLAIFGLGTIGAEVPSHVYRGGYLTPAEITALREQGVVGDIATVFFRADGQTSGIDINARSTGPPLDQFKAVPRRLCAVAGRSKVPALAAALHAGYITDLVVDEGAARHLVRYHERHQQER